The DNA window TGCAGTCTTTTGGCTATCATTGAACAATCACCACTAAATAATACAATTAGTGGCTAATtgaatgttgctgtttttttttaattttctcattgCTCCtcaaaaaaatggaaaacatttcTCACTTGTCTACATTGTGTCTTGGGTTCGAAACAGTCCAACTGAATCAAAAACGTGACAGTGTCTGTGACTATTGTTTGTACTAATTAGTGATAATGAATTAGTCGACTTCAAAGATTACATTGGAATATTTGTTCAACAAGTGTTTGAAAAACGGCTGTACTGACTCCTTGATACCAGGGGACTGAATCATACCCATTGAAACCAATTTgaaaacatgttaaataaaacaaaaaaatgaacaatcTAATTATGGAAGTAGAGCTTTCCTATAGTATCAGATTATGTTTGAGGGACCCTGCAGGCAAAGGACGTCCATAATTGATGGACTAAGTGGTTGCTGTTGGTTGTTAAAATGACTGGACGTGTTGTATTGTCATATAAAAGCTCTTCCCTGTTTGTGTGAGTCTAAGAAACTTCCTCTGTACCCGTAGGAGATTTCGCTGAGTacctgttgttgttcttttttttttctttctttctttcttttttttttttttaactatattACGTTTTCTGCTCATTTGAATTCCTTTTTGTCGTTCATGACAATATTCCACACTTTAAAGGTACAGTCAAGCTTATAAAACGGCAAGCTCACACGACATACATAAAAATCGGAATGTAAAAAAGTTTCAGGTATACAGTTTATATACAACCATGGACAGGCGTCAGATTGAGTTAATTGCTTTGaaataaattattataaaaTAGATTTCTGagtattttttgcttttttttttacacatataaGAATTTCTCTAAAAGAACGTGTTGCTATTTTCAGTCAGTTCTTAATCCCACCCAAAATCATGTCCAGTCATATGGTAGAACTTCTGGTTGAACGGTTTGTAGAAGTCTCGTAGTCTCTGCACCACATCTGGGTTGATGTTTGGGTGGGTACGGCCTTTGGTTTTGCCCAGGCAATGGGGTTTGCTATTGCTCTCAGGCTTCTTGAGGCAGGGAAAACCCTTCGCGGGgttgaaatggaaatgtttgTCGGTGACCACTCTCCTCAATCCCAAGAAGTCCTGTACGTGAGCCATCTCTCCCGCAGGGTCGCTAATCAGACGCTCCCCACTTACAAACAGCATCTGACTCATGGGGAAGAACTCAAGCCAACGCTCTAGATGCCTGGCGTACATGCCAATCTGGAGGGCACTCCAAGTGGTATCTATAAGGCCTGCCGTCATGTTTTTAAAGGTCAAACTCTCGAAGGACGGGATGTCGGGCTTTTTGGACCGGGTCTGCGTGTAATCTGAGATGGCTCGAGTCACGGGGTCCCGTACCACAACTATCAGCTTAGTGTCCTTTGACATGGTGTAGATCCGGGCCGGAACTTCCTTGGTAACAAAGTAGCTTGGCGTCTTCTCCATGGTGAGCTGACCTTCCAGAGTCTTGGGCATCAGATCTCTAGGGTGGAGAAAGTGAAGAGAAGTGAGGTTTGAGAATGATTCATAACGGAACACACTCTGACAGGCTTAATCAAGGGGAATAAGCTAGATTGTCCTGGTATGTACAATCCCTCTCACTCTATTTTCCAGACAAAGCTTTAAGAGGTTTACTACCTAAAGGGAGGGTCAGACAGACAAGAACAGAGGCAGTTGttaagaaaagaacaaaagagctTTAGAGACCCATAACCATCTCACATTCACCCTTATCTGTACACTTGTGACATGTAACATATTGAGTCAGCCTGCACAGTTTGCTAAGTTTGAGCTAAGACTTGAGACTATACCACAGACTTTTGCCTTAACATCTGCctctaagcaaaaaaaaaagaaaatcttcaaACAGTGGAGCTCCGTTTGACCAATCAAAGGCTTCAATCTCCTTATTCTCCCTTTAATCCTTCCCATGACCTCCATATCATCCTCTACAGTGACATTGCTCCTTTTTCTAAACACACAGCAATATGACTGTTTCAGTGTTCTAGAAAATTCCACGAATTAAAGAGTGCCCCAAAAtttccctgatttttttttttgtcttaagtTAATTCCGTATGTATAAATTCTGGTGATTAACATAAACTGCCTGAACAGAACTTTTCTCCAGGGGAACCTTGGGCATGGTTAGGGACGATTACCCAGTTACTCCCATGATGACATTATTAACAATACGATGACGACTGCTTTAATTGGTGAATGAGCCCTTTAACTTTGGCCAACAGTTTATAGGGGCTAAATAGGCCAAGAGGGATTTAGACCAATCCAGACTTGGTCTAGTGTCAGAGGCAAACACAAGGACAGAGTGGAAGCAGAGAAAGCAGTCATACAGACAGTGCCCAATGAAAGGACTGGGCACACTCCTGAATGCATGCAGGAAGAAAGAACAATGCtatttacaataacacacacacatacacacacacacacacacacgtacacaccctTTCAGTCTGCTGAAACCCAACTATGGTTTTCCTTGGTACATCAACAGAAAGTTCAACACACATAGTGCTGAACGCAGTTGCCAAATCACCTACTCATTTATCCAAACACATTCTTCAGAAATAGCCTTTGAGCTCTGACAATGACAAAttgttcaaaataaaatgagtgtgtgtgtgtgtgagaggtaaagagaaagagagagaaaacaacactcAAGAATCAGTGCTGGTTTCTAATGATGTCTTTACAGACATTTCTTGGCAGAGTCTGCAGTTTTAATAAATCTTCCAACATAAACTTTAAGAGATAATATCGAACCAATTACTGGAGCGGAGAAGAGGTTTGGCTCGACAGTGCGGCGTGCAGTCAAGGGAAGGGTACTAAGCCTACTGGGAACCACAGTTAGTATAACTCATTAATCCCTCACCACAATAGACCAGAGCATGCTGCTCTATCTTATGTAATCTTATagaccgtctctctctctgtctctctccccggACCTCACCGTCATTATGgggtgttaaaaaaacaaaaagctaatgagggagagggagaggcataTCACTAGCTCTGTAATTATCCCCTTGCATCTCTGGGATACACGACCAGAACGCCACAAGCTCGCACCAACATCCCGAGAGGCAGGGAAACTTACTACCGATCAAACTTTCCACTTAGTCCCTGAGCAAAACAAACCTGTATCAGTGCTGCATAAATTATTCATCCGAGCAAAAAGACAGAGTGCTGCATCTTGAACTAGAGGCTACGTCTATATTCTCTGGAGGATCTCGTAGCAAGCTTTTGCAATTTGTTCTCCTTAATCAACAACGTTGCCTGAAAGAAATCTCTTTCCAAGtatcactctatcactctcttATAAACTTCACTCAGCGTAATTATGGGGAAGAAAAACACTGGGCTTTACTAAAATCACCAGCACagcagtaaaataaacaaagcacatATTAAATAAGGATAAAGCATGGCTAAGGAGagattactgagagagagagagatagagagagagagagagagagagggatgagaaaaggaaggaaatgGGGCTTACATTAGTACTAAAAAGAGGAAGTTGTAGCAGTGAATCCAAAAATCTCGTGTGACCAAATCGTTTTCAATGTGAAGGAAAGAGGGCAACTCCAACTTAAAGTTTTAAGGCAACTCACTGCACGTTactcaaacatttaaaaagaaactttACCCCAAAAAACTGAATAAAGTCCTGACGATTATGCTGAACAGTCACAGTcaccctgtttttttcttaGGTTGATCGGGaatttttgttaatttttttttttttttaccatataGCAAATCATCATCTGAGACTGGTACTTCTTCCTTCTGCATGTCATAAATGAACACTGAGAAGTGCAGTCTCAACTTCAGCGTACATCAGAGAGTTTGTCGTGAGACCTGTGTAATtactcagtgttttgtgttttgtctggcGGCCAGTGGAGTGTGTCATGGTGAAGCCTGCTGGAGGGTCTGCGTTTGAAGGTCTGTCTGTAAACcctgtgtttacattttctgCTATCAGGTAGCATGTTCAAACGGCGGAATTCACGTCACAGGTTCAGCTGCCTGAAGTTCTCACACTCTTTTTGCAATGAGAATAACCAGTTAGTGACTCCGGCAGAGTATCTATTTTCATCAAGTATAAGAGCTCTTTTACTGGCTAAATTTCTGTACTCAAAACTACTTGAGTATCGTTGCTGACATATTGCCCCACCTATTTGCTGgtataaaaaaaagcaaacagacacaaaatagTTTTGTAGCTCAAGTAAACAAAGAGACTTATAAGTTGGAACcactacattttcattttctatggTGGGAAAAAAATTCCAAGAGAAGAAATggctccttcttcttcttcttttttttcaaaaccccACCACAAGGACAAGAGGCGACACGAGGTGGTGGTATGTAAGCTCTTAGAATAATCTGACAGAGTTTCAGTGGGACATGTTCCAGACCTGCATCAAAGCCCATGGTTGTTTCATGACTGTAATGTTTTGCCTTATCATTTGTGAGAAACTCATAATCTAATTTTCCATGCGGTAAAGAAGCTGACAGTTATCTTCTGTTCTGCACCTCTGCAGTATTTCTGTCAGCAGATAAAAGAATCTAGGGTATAAATACTTTGATTTGGACTCTCAgccacctgtttttttttttgtgtgtgtgttgttgttgttgttgtcattttatttgtctattttatCAAAGGGTGGCGAACTTGAACAGGGCCATAGGTATATGACAAGTCATACTAAACTAATCCATGAGTGAAACACATAAGTGCATCTGTTGAAAGCAGCTGATGACATAAACAACTTCTGTTCTTTTACAAGAGAGACACGCCAATGCTTTGCTGTCTTTGATCAGAAAATGGACCaaatgtttttgtggttttcttcagaaaagtaatattcatatttttctgaagcgcaatgaataaatgacaaaaagttGTTTAAAATTTCTCTTGCATGTCTTAAGTAATGTGTGCCATTATCTTCTAACACATTTTAGCAGATGCTGTACCAAAAGGCTCTGCGTGAACTTATGCAGTGAGAGTACAACTTTATTCCTCTGAACCGCCTGAGAGGGAAGAAAAGTTTAGCATTATGTATCTCCTCCTGCCTAGAATTCCTTttagggttttgtgtgtgtggtttttttctttttaacaaagaGTTCAAGCTGTGTTTGTCAAAAAGCACTTTCACCCTCCTGAAGACATTTACATACAAAGTGAGGTAAGAAACAACACAATTCACGCTAATTGCCTGCTCTTTCTCATCAGGGTTCATGGAGACCTCAGGGGTTCCACCTCCTCCTTTTCAGAGGGCTCAGAGTTTTTAGTGCCCCTTCAATAGACTTTACTTTCAATTTACTGCTTGCATCTGCTTCCCTCTTCCCAGTCTGACCATGCAGTTGAGTTCTCCTGGACTGCCAGCGGCTAAGTCTAGAAATATGAGTGGGCATGAGTCAGGgttatgaacatttttttttaaatagaaatttGCATGTTGCCATCTCTGCTATGATTGAAAATACTGGAATATAAGAAGAGTTACGCAATCGGGTTATTCTGGTATAAATACAAGAAGTCAAAAATGAGCaggctgaatgttttttttttttttccttattttgaCTCGAGAGAGAATTTTTGGTGCAGGTACGTCTAAGGTATGTTTGGTGAAGGAATGTCTAAGCCAAATGGTCCTGCTGGAATTGGCGTCTGTTCCTTTGAGTAGTTAGGGGGACAAAAAGATACCTCCTCTTCATCGTGTTGGGCCAACAGTGTGTGGAGCAGTCAATGCTTTCACTGGAAGCTGGGGGACCTGACCACATCCTCCTCTCCCCTAGGCCTCTGTTTCACAATTAGCCAGTGGGACTCCAGGATAAAGGCAACCATCCTTCACAATGCCACCTCCCAACCCAGCCCCAACACCCAACACCCAACCCCAACCAACAGGAAAGAACTGATGAGGCTCACATTGTCCAAAGAATTTACAATTCTGAAAGGAACATTGCAAAATATAAAATCCTGAAATATCCCTGTCATAAAACATCTGCAAGGCAGAACATAGCCATTCAATTAGTGTGTGAAACAAACAGTCTCACAAATTAACCATCACGTCATTTCCAAAAGATAAAGAATGACTATTCCTGTTTTGGTGGCTTACTGGTGTTAGCTGTGATTCGAACTAACACAATGAAACTAACAGTGTGCCTCTTGCTCTTGGCAATCATTaagggacttttttttgtgctgttctcTGTTGGAGCTCAACCTGTCACGCACAGGCCTGACACGGTTTACTCGGCCAAAGATGTTTTAATTAGCCAGTCCTGCTGGCTCGGGGGAGATAGGATTCCTTAAACAAAACCTCCCAATAGCTGCTCCACATTTTTCCACCATGTTAGCATTGACCCTGTTAAGTGGGATGCGGTCACCTGTTACACATGGCATTTGTCAGCCTCTATCTCAACACTCACGGTTAACACACTCATTTCATTAGCTCTGTAGTCCCAAAGTCCTTCAAGAGCacttcaacaaaaaaaattgcagtaCACTACTGTGGCCTATCCCTatacattataaacacacagatatactgaCTAATTCCACTTGTAGGATTTCTCGACAAGGCTCTGGTGGCTTATTTGCAAGATGAAATGCAAAAAAGTCAGGCTGATTTAACACATGAGGTTGAGGCCTGTTTAAACCCCAGTTGTCGTtcaggggggtggagggtggctATCTTGCTTAGCTGTAAGACCTAGCCCTCACAAGGAAAATGTAAGATATTGCGGGTAGTTAACTAATGCCCTAAGTACTATTTTTGTATAACTGAACCCATGCTTTGTATCCGCCGTTTTAAACTATGGTTACCAGCGTCATTATTATGTAAATGAGAAATAAAGGAGATGGAAGAAATTGTACCAAAGTATTATGcgtttttttaaattaaccgCTAATCTTTTCTGATCAGTCAATTAAGTCTGTaataaaatcaaacacttttctcatttttgcAGTTATCCAATTTTCCTCTTGTTCCCTTTGTTCTTCCGATGACTCACGCCTGTGGTCATGATCAGTCAAAAGGAATTTCATGAActcagtcacagaaaaaaaaactggccttTCGGTACGGACAGAGTTCCCCATCAAACAGGCCTATCTTTTACAATGCAAATGCAGTTGAATAGGTTCTGTATAGAACATATAGGTAAAAGCAAGAATGTGGAAATGTTTAGACATCATCTTGTATGAGCTCTATCCAACTGTCCAATCAGGCACTGAGACAGTAAAAATGCCTGTAGATCAGAAGACAGGAGCATGCTCTTCTCAGAGtactgtcagagacagacacctGCAAACTCTCAGAGGCAAAACGGATGACCTTAGTAATCATGCCACAACTTAAGAACCATCAAATTTTATATGAGTGGAAAAGTTGTGATGTGGACTTGGTTCTTTTTATGCCAGCGATGTTTCACCATAATTATCTTTATAGTTGTACTGCCAAAGGCACCTAAAAGAGTCCATATCTGGATGCACAGGTTTAAGGTGAAGCTAACGTCAAACGATAGATAATATTGTGCAAAGTGAACCTGAGTATGttacacaatcaaacacaaagtTTTTGTGGATATTTAGAGGGCTTTCCAAAGTTCAGTCTAGGGCACATCCAGTATTACACAATATTTGTCCAACTGATTTTCTTTGGTGACAGAAATGTAAGAACAACAAGAATTAAAATTGAACAGCTGCTTTTCTCCATTATCAGTTCTCTGAATAGTCACCAGTTTCAAGTATAAGTTTCTAGTGACACCTCCTCCCGATGTTTCTCTCAGAATTCTCGTAAATTGTAACTTatcccgggggggggggggggggggggggggggggggggggcgagaaaTTCCGCTCTATCCATCAAGAATTTTTTTGAATATCCGAGGTTCAACATAGTAAGCGCACATGAAATGTACTGAAGCCCTTTCTAGAAATGCGAGTGTCTTCGGTTTTTAGATTATTATTCATAGCTATTCTTCGTACTGTAGCATTACGTAGGAAACGATTATTACTTCTTGTGGTGTGAAAATATGTTTGGCAAGCACATATACtatataaagagaaagagtaaaagagaagatggagagagagaggagagagagagtgttgccATGAGGCAATGAGAAAACTGAGCATTAAGTCTCTGTCATGTAGGACACTATCAGTCTACGAGTCGCAATCATTTATTCCGTTACATTTTAGCTGAATGTTGGCGCAACTGCCACATAAGAGAAACGTTTGACATATGTCGGCAACAACGCTTATCAAACTGTAAGAGCTTAATAGGACAAGTATGGGTACTTCCAACCGAATAGTTGTAAGATAGTCTAGTATGTCTACAGACAGTGAAATGACTGGAAAGAAAGGCCCTTAAGACCTAAAAACGAATGATTTTGAAGTATAAACAACCTCGTCCTTGTCTTAGGACACAAATTAAATCTGATAAATAGGCCTATAAGTATTTGGGGGATTTAAAACATATTGCGAATACCTTGTGTGCATTTTGCGGTTGAAACCCATGAATTAAACCGTCATCGTCAAAATTAGATTTACCTGTACCACTCAAGCCCTTTCTCATAGTTCCGATCAAAGAAGTGTGGCTCGGCTCCCACGGCTCTGATATCGGGATGGACACGGAGAAATTCAAGCAGAGCCCGCGTGCCTCCCTTTTTCACTCCAATGATAATAGCCTGGGGCAACTTTTTGGTCTCCGACCCATTTACGACACCTGACATGGTACTATCCTCAACGGTCCGCTGCTCGCCTTTAATTTCCTCCCACTCTTCTGCTCTGCTGTCCACTTCATTCTCGTTATTTAGTAAGTCCCTTGATAGTGCCTTGATAAAAGGTAACGAGGAATCCAACTCTCCCCCGTTTTTTGGAAGCCTGGATTGTATCTTTAGGTAGGGATCCTCTTCAAGCCGTTCCATCTTCCTACCTGCTGAATCTATCACAAAACTTGGCATTGTTGAGCAGTACCCAACGCAGCAATACAGCATATACACCCATAGTGACAGCATGatgcaaaagagaaagagtttattTTTCACCGAGTGAAGCGAAATAATGAAAGAACTTTGACAAAGCAGGCTATATTCCATAGGACTCCTGAATGTGCGTCAATGTCCAATAGGGCATATTGGCAAAGTTACGCGTTCCCTAACCGCCGCAATATTCCTTGGGACAGGCAGGCATCCCATTACATTGGGACGATAATACGGATGAATTCCCAGGAGATGCTGAATTCATGACATTTTACGTTACTAGTCACTCATCAACATGTAAAATAAGCAAAACTGTTATTTACACAAGGCGCGTTTCTCTcgcctctgtgtgtttctctcctcatcGTAGTTCCGCATCCAAGCAGCAAGTGAGCATTGAAAAACTCAAGTGGCATCGCACACGATTTGAGCGTGAGGGTGTGTGAATGACAGCGAAAGCAACCAATCAAAGAACAGCGCTGATCGTCAACGTCCGAATGTGACTGAATCCACTCCTAATACTGCAAGTAAATGGCCAGTTTTCGGATAAAGGAAGTTCATTCAAAAGAATTGTTACATTCGGTACAATGTCTTGATTGTGATTAATGATAATATGAAATTAAAGCAGATCGTTAAAGTGGCAGCgagttttttaaacatttaaactggTCTAAGTCTAATACAGGTCATTTATCTTTACATGTTTAGGCAGCAGTTTCACGAGTGACTTCGTGAACTCACATAACCATTAACTAAATATGAGCCTATATAAGCGCTGAATCATTCAGTGGGATTTAATGAAAtttaatgagagagggagagattgtgtgtatgtgtgtgtgtgtgtgagagagagagagagagagactggagaaaaaaattGAGAGCCAAAGTTCGGCACAGCCATGTCATTTAAATGCCAAAGCTGTCGATATACTCTTAACATATGGATGACACGACGCACGGAACGCAGCATCTGTTAACTGATACTAAAATACCCAGAAAATTAGCATTACAATGTCGAACTGAGAAGAACGACTCTCTCCTTACATGACCGGACAATAATCAATTGTCTCCAACTAAAGGGACGATTCGGAGACACAGACCGAAAATACGGTAACCTACATCTTTTCGCAATTCCGAAACAAACACGCGCTTTTAGCGGACTAATCACAGGTGTCGTGCACTTAATGGCTtgaaatttcatatttttaaagaGTGCAGTCtgtcctttgtgtttgtctggcGCTGCTCCAAGTACATACGGCCAGCcaatacaaatacagaacaaGATGGGCAAATTAGTAGGCCAACTGAAACTCATAAGTGTCCTAATGGTGATGTTGACGTTAACGTAAACAAGTGGGTGTGTAGAGGACGACGCCTGCTGACATGTTTGGGCTTGTATAGTGATGTACATGCGTCCtgttaaggtgtgtgtatgtgggttggGGGTAAAGCAAGGAGAAGGGCATGATTACTCTTGTGCACCCATCTCTTAATCTCAGGTAAGGGGGCTCTGGACCTCTGACACTCACAAGGCTCCACGAGATTACTAGGATTACCTCAGAGCTGCAGTGTCAGGCAGAGTTTCTCCAGAGACACCCCACCACTGCCCAGTAATCCACTTATCTTCCACATTGGCAGgtagaaacagtgtgtgtgtgtgtgtgtgtgtgtgtgtgtgtgagtgcgtgtgtatgtgtgcgtgtgtgtgataggtTTGACTTTGGGCATTTGTCTCAGTTCAGTCAGTAAGATGTCTTCTTTTTAAGGCTCCAGCGTCTGGGTGGGCGAAGTGTTTAGACTCTGGCAGATCAGCCTGAATCTTGatcatttgtttaaaattctGACATGGCTCTGTAACATGTCTACTTAACCATATCTGCTGGATCCTTCACACTATGATCCTTGCCCCTTATTAGAACCAATGTTTTTCTCCACAGTTAACATTATCATTGCATGTCTCTCAGCAAGCAAACTGTAGACCATAAAACTGAAGAGAACATCCAGCTGGAGCAGCGGAAACATAAAGAATTATGAAATACTTCTTACTGTTTTGTAATCTAAAATGTtcatagatatatatatacacagacgaAAGCCAaaagttcatttcttttttccatgaAGATGAGGATTTTCAAAATCGCTTCCATTGCTAAATACAGTGACACCAAAACTGAGACATGAAACTCATTAAGTTAAATGCAAATGTGATATCTTTGTTCCATAACTTCAATTCTGGACTGCAACAGAACTAAGAACCTGATGTGTGAAGTACACCATCGCTTCTCACAAAATCTCTTTTGAAACTCATTGTCCTGGTTACATTAGTTTAAATTAATTCATATGTATGTTCCTATGTGTTTGTACTGTGTACTTTATTCGAATGTTGAAACGTCTGTAAGGTGGAAGTATTTACCTCAGCATGCATGAGTGTGAAATGAGGCCAAGGAGTTCTGAGGCTTAAAA is part of the Chanos chanos chromosome 13, fChaCha1.1, whole genome shotgun sequence genome and encodes:
- the hs3st3b1a gene encoding heparan sulfate glucosamine 3-O-sulfotransferase 3B1a, whose amino-acid sequence is MEYSLLCQSSFIISLHSVKNKLFLFCIMLSLWVYMLYCCVGYCSTMPSFVIDSAGRKMERLEEDPYLKIQSRLPKNGGELDSSLPFIKALSRDLLNNENEVDSRAEEWEEIKGEQRTVEDSTMSGVVNGSETKKLPQAIIIGVKKGGTRALLEFLRVHPDIRAVGAEPHFFDRNYEKGLEWYRDLMPKTLEGQLTMEKTPSYFVTKEVPARIYTMSKDTKLIVVVRDPVTRAISDYTQTRSKKPDIPSFESLTFKNMTAGLIDTTWSALQIGMYARHLERWLEFFPMSQMLFVSGERLISDPAGEMAHVQDFLGLRRVVTDKHFHFNPAKGFPCLKKPESNSKPHCLGKTKGRTHPNINPDVVQRLRDFYKPFNQKFYHMTGHDFGWD